A stretch of Arctopsyche grandis isolate Sample6627 chromosome 9, ASM5162203v2, whole genome shotgun sequence DNA encodes these proteins:
- the LOC143916625 gene encoding epoxide hydrolase 4-like — protein sequence MVATRVVHHHQKCVDQVQSAAAAVDVAMSATSDEGGCCRVGFAARLYIYAWAVLLASWVFLRRLFSVVWSRHKATPAPPRDVPPPALCDSSIGRHNYIKLQGVKFHYVEAGDKCAPPLLLLHGFPDCWLGWEAQITLLSVSYHVYALDLKGFGDSDKPGIRLHYRLPHLLSELRAFLLILSDNPSRRNVTILAHDLGGLLAWFLLHDSPGLIERMVIVSATHPNIFWDTLPKNCLLNYKWMCLAQVPWLPEQEALKGDMMFLEQYCPHLKSSSLLETYKYVFSRHEDWTGPLNYFRNLMFCRVPENCGFINTPILIITGNKDPQIPLEAIVRSSDWCTNATVKIIDGGGHFPHQEYSEQFNRHLLKFLICDREKHLVGKNGIEAGVTGAARGLVGRLFGAVHLFT from the exons ATGGTCGCGACCCGTGTTGTTCACCATCATCAGAAATGTGTCGATCAAGTCCAGTCTGCGGCTGCGGCAGTCGACGTCGCGATGTCGGCGACGTCGGACGAGGGAGGGTGCTGCCGAGTGGGTTTCGCCGCTCGCCTCTACATCTACGCGTGGGCGGTTCTGCTCGCCAGCTGGGTCTTCCTCAGGAGACTGTTTTCAGTGGTGTGGTCGCGCCACAAAGCCACTCCTGCCCCTCCTCGAGATGTCCCCCCGCCAGCCCTCTGCGACTCCTCCATCGGCCGACACAACTACATCAAACTGCAG GGTGTAAAATTCCATTACGTTGAAGCCGGGGATAAGTGTGCTCCTCCACTTCTTCTCTTACATGGATTTCCTGACTGTTGGTTGGGCTGGGAGGCTCAAATAACACTTCTAAGCGTTTCGTATCACGTTTACGCTTTGGATCTGAAAGGGTTCGGTGATTCTGACAAACCTGGAATACGTCTCCATTACAGACTTCCTCACCTATTGTCTGAACTGCGCGCCTTCCTCCTCATATTATCAGACAATCCAAGTCGTCGCAATGTCACTATATTGGCACACGACCTGGGTGGATTATTGGCTTG GTTTCTTTTGCACGATTCGCCCGGATTGATAGAGAGGATGGTTATTGTGTCTGCGACGCATCCAAATATATTTTGGGACACGTTGcctaaaaattgtcttttgaatTATAAATGGATGTGCTTAGCCCAA GTGCCTTGGTTGCCTGAACAAGAAGCCTTAAAAGGTGACATGATGTTTCTCGAGCAATATTGCCCACATCTTAAGTCGTCATCCCTTTTagaaacatataaatatgtattttcgagACACGAAGATTGGACTGGACCCTTGAACTATTTTCG AAATCTTATGTTTTGTCGCGTACCTGAAAATTGTGGTTTTATAAACACAcctatattaataataactgGGAATAAAGACCCTCAG ATACCGTTGGAAGCGATAGTTCGAAGTTCAGACTGGTGTACTAACGCCACAGTGAAGATAATCGATGGAGGCGGACATTTTCCACATCAAGAATATTCTGAACAGTTCAATCGTCATTTACTTAAATTTCTCATAT GCGATAGAGAGAAACATCTGGTTGGAAAGAATGGAATTGAAGCTGGTGTGACGGGAGCTGCACGAGGACTTGTGGGGCGTCTATTTGGTGCTGTGCATCTGTTTACTTGA